In the Labrys wisconsinensis genome, CTCCAGCGAGCTGGGCGGCACCGTCTGAAGCGCCGGTGCGTTCAGCCCTGGCGGGCGAGCCAGTGGATGTCGGCGCGCGAAATGCCGAGATCGGACATTTCGCGGTCGTCGAGCGAGTCCAGCTCGCGCAGACGCTGGCGATAGGCCTTGTAGGCGCGATAGCGCGCGATGACGGAGGCAACGAAGCTTGAGAAGATCATGATGGTAGTCCCTCTGACCTGATCCGGTTTCGCCGGATTATATGCGGCGCAATATATGTCGTTTCTGTGCTGCATTGCACAATAATCGGGAATGGCGGCCATGCCTGATCTGCATGGCGCAAACGTTTGGCTGAGAAGGGAAATCCGCAATGGGCATCGGTGTCGGGCTGATCGGCACGGGTTACATGGGCAAATGCCACGCCCTGGCATGGAACGCGGTGGCGCCGGTGTTCGGCGACGTCGAGCGTCCGCGCCTGGCTGTCCTGGCCGAGGCGACGGCCGAGCTGGCGCAGCGCAAGGCCGGGGAATTCGGCTTTGCCCGCGCCACCGCCGACTGGCGCTCGCTGGTCGAGGATCCGGCCGTCGACGTCGTGTCGATCACCACGCCCAACAAGTTCCACGCCGAGATGGCGATATCGGCGCTCCGGGCCGGCAAGCACGTCTGGTGCGAGAAGCCGATGGCGACCTCGCTGGCGGATGCGCAGGCCATGCACGCCGCCTGGAAGGCCAGCGGCCGCCATGCCGTGCTCGGCTACAACTATGTGCAGAACCCGGCGATGCGCCTGATCCACCGGCTGGTGGGCGAGGGCGCCGTGGGAACGGTGAACCATGTCCGGGTCGAGATGGACGAGGACTTCATGGCGGACGCTTCCGCCCCGTTCTCGATCCGCAGCGAGGCCTCGTCCGGCTACGGCGCGCTCGACGACTTCGCCGTGCATCCGCTCAGCCTGCTGCGCGCCGTCTTCGGCGGCGTCGAGCGCGTGTTCGGCGACATGACCCGGCCCTATGCCGAGCGGCCGGTGTCCGGCGGCGGTACGCGGGCGGTGGAGAATTACGACACCGCGACGGCGCTGATCCGCCTCGACAATGGCGCCTCCGGCTTCATTGCCGTCAACCGCGCCGCCTGGGGCCGCAAGGGCCGCATCCAGCTGCAGATCTTCGGCAGCGAGGGCACGCTGGCCTTCGAACAGGAGCGCTTCAACGAGGTCCAGCTCTTCACCCGCGGCGATGCCAGGGAGACGCAGGGCTTCCGCACCATCCTCAGCGGCCCCGCGCACCCGCCCTACGACCGGTTCATCCCGGCGCCCGGCCATGGGCTCGGCTTCAACGACCTCAAGGTGATCGAATGCCGCGAGCTGATCGGCAAGATCCGCGGCGAGGCCTCGACCCTGCTCGACTTCGACGACGGGCTGGCGATCGAGCGTACCGTGCATGCCATCGCCCGCAGCTTCGAGACCGGCGGATGGGTGAAGGTGGACAGCGTGACGGCGTGAGCCGTTGCCGGCTCGCACGGGCCGGCGACGACAGGCTTTCCCAGCAAGCGGAGATGCGACCATGCGCATGATCGGACATTTCATCGGCGGCAGGCATGTTCCCGGCACGTCCGGCCGCACCGGCGACGTCTTCCTGCCGATGACCGGCGAGGTGCAGGCCAAGGTGGCGCTCGCCTCCCGCGCCGAGCTGCGCGCGGCGGTGGAGAACGCCGCGGCCGCCCAGCCGGCCTGGGCGGCGCAGAACCCGCAGAAGCGGGCGCGCGTGCTGATGAAGTTCCTGGAGCTGGCGCATCGCGACGAGGCGGCGATCGCCGACCTCCTCGCCCGCGAGCACGGCAAGACCATCGCCGACGCCCGCGGCGACCTGCAGCGGGGCCTCGAGGTGGTCGAGTTCGCCACCGGCGTGCCGCACCTGATGAAGGGGGATTTCACCGAGGGCGCCGGGCCGGGCATCGACATGTATTCGATGCGCCAGCCGCTCGGCGTCGTCGCCGGCATCACGCCCTTCAACTTTCCTGCGATGATCCCTCTATGGAAATGCGCGCCGGCCATCGCCTGCGGCAACGCCTTCATCCTCAAGCCCTCGGAGCGCGATCCCGGCGTGCCGATCAAGCTCGCCGAGCTGTTCATCGAGGCGGGGCTGCCGCCGGGCATCCTCAACGTGGTCAACGGCGACAAGGAGGCGGTCGACGCCATCCTGGAGGATCCCGACATCCACGCCGTCGGCTTCGTCGGCTCCTCGCCGATCGCCCAGTACATCTACGAGCGCGCTGCCGCCACCGGCAAGCGGGCGCAATGCTTCGGCGGCGCCAAGAACCACATGATCGTCATGCCCGACGCCGACATCCCCAAGGCGGCCGACGCGCTGATCGGTGCCGGCTACGGCTCGGCCGGCGAGCGCTGCATGGCGATCTCGGTGGCGGTGCCGGTGGGCGAGGCGACGGCGCAAGCCCTGATCGAGGAGCTGGTGCCGCGGGTGGAGGCGCTCAAGGTCGGCACCTCGACCGATCCCGGCGCCGATTACGGGCCGCTGGTGACCAGGGCGCATCTCGACAAGGTGCGCGGCTATGTCGACCTCGGCGTCGCCGAGGGCGCCAAGCTGCTGGTCGACGGCCGCGGCTTCCGGATGCAGGGCTACGAGAACGGCTTCTATCTCGGCGGCTGCCTGTTCGACGAGGTGACGCCCGACATGCGCATCTACCGGGAGGAGATCTTCGGACCGGTGCTGTCGGTCGTGCGGGCCGGAACCTATGAAGAGGCGCTGGCGCTGCCGTCCAAGCATGAATATGGCAACGGCGTCGCCATCTACACCCGCGACGGCGACACGGCGCGCGACTTCGTCTC is a window encoding:
- a CDS encoding CoA-acylating methylmalonate-semialdehyde dehydrogenase — protein: MRMIGHFIGGRHVPGTSGRTGDVFLPMTGEVQAKVALASRAELRAAVENAAAAQPAWAAQNPQKRARVLMKFLELAHRDEAAIADLLAREHGKTIADARGDLQRGLEVVEFATGVPHLMKGDFTEGAGPGIDMYSMRQPLGVVAGITPFNFPAMIPLWKCAPAIACGNAFILKPSERDPGVPIKLAELFIEAGLPPGILNVVNGDKEAVDAILEDPDIHAVGFVGSSPIAQYIYERAAATGKRAQCFGGAKNHMIVMPDADIPKAADALIGAGYGSAGERCMAISVAVPVGEATAQALIEELVPRVEALKVGTSTDPGADYGPLVTRAHLDKVRGYVDLGVAEGAKLLVDGRGFRMQGYENGFYLGGCLFDEVTPDMRIYREEIFGPVLSVVRAGTYEEALALPSKHEYGNGVAIYTRDGDTARDFVSRVNVGMVGVNVPLPVPLAYHTFGGWKRSGFGDLNQHGPDSIRFYTKTKTVTSRWPSGIRTGAEFAMPTMR
- a CDS encoding Gfo/Idh/MocA family protein, with the translated sequence MGIGVGLIGTGYMGKCHALAWNAVAPVFGDVERPRLAVLAEATAELAQRKAGEFGFARATADWRSLVEDPAVDVVSITTPNKFHAEMAISALRAGKHVWCEKPMATSLADAQAMHAAWKASGRHAVLGYNYVQNPAMRLIHRLVGEGAVGTVNHVRVEMDEDFMADASAPFSIRSEASSGYGALDDFAVHPLSLLRAVFGGVERVFGDMTRPYAERPVSGGGTRAVENYDTATALIRLDNGASGFIAVNRAAWGRKGRIQLQIFGSEGTLAFEQERFNEVQLFTRGDARETQGFRTILSGPAHPPYDRFIPAPGHGLGFNDLKVIECRELIGKIRGEASTLLDFDDGLAIERTVHAIARSFETGGWVKVDSVTA
- a CDS encoding DUF1127 domain-containing protein: MAAIPDYCAMQHRNDIYCAAYNPAKPDQVRGTTIMIFSSFVASVIARYRAYKAYRQRLRELDSLDDREMSDLGISRADIHWLARQG